Proteins encoded together in one Chryseobacterium sp. G0201 window:
- a CDS encoding reprolysin-like metallopeptidase: protein MSKKIITALLCSVMASSALAQWTPTTFERKSTEKHSVIKNYYKLDLNKIRTQLNNAQETSRNAKPVEISLPTLDGIEKFAVYSFPVVTKELADQYQLGSYVGVGIDDPSKYVRFSVAPNDFQSMIIKDGKYEFIEPQNADKTVYGVHPKTDKTNEGFLCSTNENKLSKQEIADLYEKGKSFTNQPTDFSKSSDKKYRTMRLAMSVTGEYTQFFGGTVAGALTAINATMTRVNGVFEKDFALHLNVQDYPGIIYTNASTDPYSPSSQLGNWNLELQNTLTTNVGDANYDIGHLFGASGGGGNAGCIGCVCIAPSTAEPEGKGSGITSPASGGGPQGDNFDIDYVAHEMGHQLGANHTFSHALEGTGVNQEPASGSTIMGYAGIVNSGSPINNVQPHSDAYFHIASIKQVQTNLISKNCDVETTTTNNAPVIAALPTYNIPKGTAFVLTASATDAENDPMTYTWEEVDNASVATNANNLGTTTSGPSFRSLSPTANPTRYFPLLSSVMNGILNNSGNTWESVSMVPRTTKFAVTVRDNSPSANQQQTQSAEQTIVVGNDGPFKINTNQVYHNVSDAVLWDVANTASTPYNVTNVKIDYTADNGTNWTVLSDSTPNDGTENFMFPVALNGQNIKLRISSIGNVFYAIKQVQVVSASNCDGNAPAGTTVSNITTSSAAVNWNIVVGATYQIRYKKSTDTTWQQTTSTTNSVSLNGLEEETKYDVQVAAVCSGVPGTFSTTVQFTTLSSIVYCALTSSDSNDEYISNVTLANLNNTSGAGTYTNYGTDPSKTVNLVKGSTNNTVSVTKTWTADLYDEAVRVWIDFNRNGIFETSEMVMDSAPSQITPVSNTFTVPTTAILNKNLKMRVALRYNLVPSACTSYTYGEVEDYNVVVTDVLGTNDIANPKDDIQIYPNPVSDILNITKVSEKATYKIYSATGQLVQSGNINDKKINVSSLIKGAYVIAIEDKNISKNNKFIKK from the coding sequence TTCTTTACCAACACTAGATGGGATTGAAAAATTTGCAGTTTATAGCTTCCCTGTGGTTACCAAAGAATTAGCTGATCAATATCAATTAGGATCATATGTGGGAGTAGGAATTGATGATCCTTCTAAATATGTGAGATTTTCTGTGGCTCCTAATGATTTCCAATCAATGATTATCAAAGATGGAAAATATGAATTTATAGAACCGCAAAATGCAGACAAAACAGTGTATGGGGTTCATCCCAAAACTGATAAAACTAATGAAGGCTTTTTATGTTCTACAAATGAGAATAAACTTTCAAAGCAGGAGATAGCAGATCTTTATGAAAAAGGAAAATCATTTACCAACCAACCGACTGATTTTTCTAAAAGCTCTGATAAAAAGTACAGAACAATGCGTTTAGCAATGTCTGTTACAGGTGAATATACGCAGTTTTTTGGTGGAACGGTTGCAGGAGCACTAACGGCTATTAATGCAACAATGACCAGAGTAAATGGTGTTTTTGAAAAGGATTTTGCATTACATTTAAATGTACAGGATTATCCTGGTATTATTTATACCAATGCTTCTACAGATCCTTATTCACCTTCATCACAATTAGGTAATTGGAATCTTGAATTACAAAATACTTTAACAACAAATGTAGGAGATGCCAACTATGATATCGGGCATTTGTTTGGTGCTTCAGGAGGCGGAGGTAATGCAGGCTGTATTGGTTGTGTATGTATAGCCCCTTCAACAGCTGAACCTGAAGGTAAAGGATCAGGAATTACTTCTCCTGCTAGTGGTGGTGGACCGCAAGGGGATAATTTTGATATAGACTATGTAGCGCATGAAATGGGTCACCAGCTAGGTGCAAACCATACATTCTCTCATGCTCTTGAAGGAACTGGTGTAAATCAAGAGCCAGCATCAGGTTCTACAATTATGGGGTATGCAGGTATTGTTAACTCTGGAAGTCCAATTAATAATGTGCAGCCTCATTCTGATGCTTATTTTCATATTGCAAGTATTAAGCAGGTTCAGACTAATTTAATTAGTAAGAATTGTGATGTAGAAACGACAACTACAAATAATGCTCCTGTAATTGCAGCTTTACCAACTTATAATATTCCTAAAGGAACTGCTTTTGTATTAACAGCTTCAGCAACGGATGCTGAAAATGATCCAATGACATATACTTGGGAAGAAGTGGATAATGCAAGTGTAGCTACAAATGCAAATAACTTAGGTACTACGACTAGTGGCCCATCATTCAGATCACTTAGTCCTACAGCGAATCCTACAAGATATTTCCCTTTGTTGTCATCAGTAATGAATGGAATTCTTAATAATAGTGGAAATACTTGGGAGTCGGTTTCAATGGTTCCGAGAACAACTAAATTCGCGGTAACTGTAAGAGATAATAGCCCCTCTGCTAATCAGCAACAAACTCAATCTGCTGAACAAACTATTGTTGTAGGTAATGATGGACCATTTAAAATAAATACAAATCAAGTTTATCATAATGTATCAGATGCGGTTTTATGGGATGTAGCTAATACAGCATCAACTCCTTATAATGTTACGAATGTAAAAATTGACTATACAGCTGATAATGGTACAAATTGGACGGTATTATCTGATTCTACTCCTAATGACGGAACAGAAAATTTCATGTTTCCTGTAGCATTAAACGGACAAAACATAAAGTTAAGGATCTCATCAATAGGAAATGTATTTTATGCTATAAAACAAGTACAGGTAGTATCTGCTTCCAATTGTGACGGGAATGCTCCAGCCGGTACAACTGTTAGTAATATAACAACTTCGTCTGCGGCAGTAAATTGGAATATTGTTGTTGGCGCAACATATCAAATTAGATATAAAAAATCAACAGATACAACTTGGCAACAAACAACTTCCACAACAAATAGCGTATCTCTGAATGGCTTAGAGGAAGAAACAAAATATGATGTACAAGTGGCGGCAGTTTGTTCTGGAGTTCCGGGAACATTTAGCACAACAGTTCAGTTTACAACTTTATCTTCTATTGTTTACTGTGCTCTAACTTCTTCGGACTCGAATGATGAGTATATTTCAAATGTAACATTAGCAAATTTAAATAATACTTCTGGAGCCGGGACTTATACTAATTATGGAACAGATCCTTCTAAAACAGTGAATCTGGTAAAAGGATCAACAAATAATACAGTATCAGTTACTAAAACATGGACTGCGGATCTGTATGATGAAGCAGTAAGAGTTTGGATAGACTTTAACAGAAATGGAATATTTGAAACAAGTGAAATGGTTATGGATTCTGCTCCAAGTCAAATTACCCCAGTATCAAATACTTTTACAGTTCCTACTACAGCAATATTAAATAAAAATTTAAAAATGAGAGTGGCTCTCCGCTATAATTTAGTTCCATCAGCATGTACATCATACACATATGGTGAAGTTGAGGATTATAATGTAGTCGTTACAGATGTTTTAGGAACAAATGATATTGCTAATCCTAAAGATGATATTCAAATATATCCTAACCCTGTAAGTGATATTTTAAATATTACTAAAGTTTCGGAGAAGGCTACATATAAAATTTATAGTGCGACAGGTCAACTTGTACAAAGTGGGAATATTAATGATAAAAAAATTAATGTGAGTTCTTTAATAAAAGGTGCTTATGTTATAGCAATAGAAGATAAAAATATTTCTAAAAATAATAAGTTCATAAAGAAGTAG